In Haloarcula marismortui ATCC 43049, the sequence CGATTGAGGGTTACTGTGAAGACGCTGCCATCCACGTCCGGCTCACTGACCCATTCGTCGCGGTCTGCAATCGTGACCGTCCCGTCGTACATCTCTACCAGCGTATCCACGAGATAGAGGCCGATTCCTGACCCCTGACTCTTTGCCCCCATCTCCCCACGACCAAATATCTCTGTCTTCTGGCTATCGGGCACACCCGGGCCGTTGTCAGCGACGGAGACCTCGACTGTATCCGGGCTGACGTCCACTTCGACTGTGATCTCGGGGCTTGACTTATTGTTGTGTGTGACAGCGTTGTTCAGTAAATTGCGGAACACGGACGAGAGCAGATTGGTTGCCGAAACCTGGAGCGTCTCGGATAGTTCGCCGTTGACTGTGATGGTTGCCGCCGAGTGTGCGGACTGTGACTTCTTGATTTCGCTCTGCAGAACGGGTTTGAGCGCAACGGGATGGAGTTCTGGTTCCCTGTTCCCTTCGAGTATCTCCATGAAGTCACCGGCGGTTTCAGCGATGCCGGCAATGTGCTCGCTTGCATTCATAATCCGCTCAAGATGGTCCTGTCCGGCTGGTTCGACGTGTTCACGGAGCGCATCACCCCAGCCGAGAATGACTGTCAGGTCGTTTTTGATATCGTGGCGGATGACCTGATTGAGTAGAGCGAGTTCCTTGTTACGTCGTTCAAGCACCTGTTGCTGGCGTTCACGTTCGACAGCGTAGCTTAGTGTCCGCTGGAGGAGTTTCGGGTTGATGTCGCCCTTGACGAGAAAGTCTTGTGCGCCGCGTTCGACGGCCTCAATCCCGACGCTGTCGTCGTCAAGTCCAGTGAGGACGACAACGGGTTCGTCCCCGGCTGCTTCGAGCATCGTTTCGAGCGTCTCGAACCCGTTGCTGTCCGGCAGCCCAAGGTCCAGCAAGATAATATCAATCGATTCGTCCCGGGCATCGACCGCCGCAGACAACCGGTCGAAGTGCTGGATGGTCGGCACTGTTTGCTGCCCCGACCAGCCCGGCTCTTTGAGATACTCTTTGATGAGCCGCGCGTCGCTGGGATTGTCCTCCACGAGCAGGATATTGTATTGCTGTGTGTCAGTCATTGGTAGTTGAGCTACTGATTGGTGGCATCCAGAACCGCACTGCGGCGGTGATCATCTGGATAAATTCGTCGGGGTCGGTCGGCTTCGTCAAGTACGCGTTCGCGGACGACTCATACACACGGCGGATGTCGTCCGGGTTCTCCGAACTCGACACAGTGAGGATAGGCACAGCGTCTAATTCCGAATCTTTGCGGAGATATCGGAGGATTTCAAGCCCTGACTTGCCTGGTATATTGAGATCAAGCAATACTAATTGTACCGACTCTGCGGGGACGCCACCATCGCCGGTCAACTGTTCGATGGCATTTCGGCCGTTGTTGTATACGCGGAAGTCGATATCCCGGTCGACGGCAGCGACACCCTCTTCGATGAGTCGTACGTCGGCCGGGTTGTCCTCAACCGAGACGACAAGCGGCGTCGGCTCACTCATGTTCCTCACCTGCGGCGGGAAGTGTCACGAAGAACGTCGAGCCCTCGTCTGGTGCCGATTTGACCCGTATCTGGCCGGAATGTCGGTCAACGATCTTCCGGCACATCGAGAGCCCGATACCAGTCCCGCTGATTTCTTCGTGCGTGTGGAGTCGCTGGAACACTTCGAAGATATCGTCCAGTTGGCTCGGTTCCATTCCGATTCCGTCGTCGGACACCGCGTACTCGACGGTATCGTCGTCGGACCGGACGACAGAGATATCCACGTGTGGCGTTTCTTCGCTGTACTTGATCCCGTTCTCGACGAGGTTCTGGAACAACTGAACGAGCTGGTTCGTGTCGCCGACGACGTGGCCGCCTGCATCGGGGACGTTCACGACCGCGCCGGACTCTTCGATGTTCACCTCAAGGTTTCGAGCGACTGTGTCAAACACTGCATCCATATCGGTTGATTCGAACGCCTGCCCGCGAGTATCGACACGCGAGTAGGCCAGCAGTGCCTGTATCATCTCCCGCATCCGCTCGGCTCCGTCAACGGCGAAGTCGATGAACTCCAGCGCGTCGTCGTCCAGCACCTCCTCATTGCGTCGTTCGAGGAGCGTGAGGTAGCTCGAAACGGTCCGAAGCGGTTCCTGCAGGTCGTGGGAGGCCGCGTACGCGAACTGTTCGAGTTCTTCGTTGGACTGCTCCAGCCGTTCGCGAGTGTCTCGCAACACCTGCTCGCGCTCGGCCCGACTGAGTGCCGTTTCGACGGTCGCAGCGAGGATTTCGAACAGCCCGCGGTCGGTCTCGGAAAATGCCCGCTGTTCGGTGGACCCACTTATCAAAATCCCCTTATCGCCCAGCGGCACGAGGGTCTCGGAGCGTATCGGTGTGTCGTCGTTGAACCGTGCCTCCACTTCCTGTAGGTCGTCGTAGACCCGCACCTCGCCGCTCTCGAAGGTCTCCCAGGCGAGCGATCCCTCTCCATCGAACGTCGGCTGCGTGCCCAGTAGCGCCCCCGCTTCATCTGTTAGTCCCGCCGGAACGAGTGCGTCCTTCCCCTCATCGTACCACCAGATTCCCGTCATCGGCAGGCCGAGTACCCGCTTTGCACTCTCGATAGCGGTAGACGCGACTTCCGACGCGTCGCTGGCCGACAGGAGTCGCTGCGCGGTCTCGTTGAGTTCGCGGAGCTTCGTCTCGACGGCCTCACCGGCGAGTTCATACCGCACCCACTGGACAAGGAGTTCGACGAACGCGCGCTCGCTTTCATCGAACTGGTGGTCTCGGTTGTCGCGGTCAGCAAAGCAGAGTGTCCCATAGAGTTCGCCGTTGACGGTCACTTTCCCGCCGACATAGCAGCCCAGTCCAAACATTTCATACGCGACGTCGTCCGGCCAGTCCTCTTCGACCGCGTTCTGGATGGTGAGCGGTTCGTCCTGCTCGATAGTCCGCCGGCAGTACGCCTTCGACATCGGTGCGGATGCCCCGGCCTGTAGCTCTGAATGGGAACCCGACGCCTCAACAATATGCTGTGTCCCATCGTCGATACGGGTCAAAAAGCCATACGGCAGGTTGAGTCGCTCACAGCCCAGTTCGAGTATCGCGGCCAATTTGCCTTCGAACCCACGGTCTGTATCGGATGCGACTTCGGTCATTTCGCGCAGTGACTGCTCACTCTGCCGAAGAGACTGTTCGAGTCGCTTTCGGTCAGTGATATCGATAAGGTAGCCCAGATAGTGCGTTATCTCGCCGTCGTTACGGATGATCTTCGTGTTGTCCGTGACCCACTTCACCTCGCCGTCGGCCGTGACCATCCGGTATGGGTCGTGACTGAACCGTTCGGTCTCGGTGTCGGTGTTTGCTTGCACCTCCGCGGTGACCGTATCCATGTCCTCGTCGTGAATCAGCGTCTTGTACGGGATGTCACCCGACTCCAGCTCTTCCGGCGTGAAGCCAAACGTCTCGGTGACGTTCTCCGAGACGTATTCCACAGGCCAGTCGGGTTCGTTTTGCCACTTGAATACGACCGCGGGACCCTGTGCGAACATATCACGCTCTTCTTCGAGAGCGTTCTCGGACCGCTTCTGGTCAGTGATATCCAGGTGGATACCGACAGCACGGGTCGGCTGGCCGTCAGAATCACGTTCAACGACTTCGCCGACGTCCCGAATCCACTTCCACTCACCACTCGCTGTCCGCATCCGATGGTCACAGTCGTACAGTTCTGCCTCCCCAGCGATATGTGCCTCCAGCGCGTCCTCGACACGGTCCATATCCGCTGGATGGACGCGTTCTTCCCACGTTTCCAGCGTGTGGGCAATCTCATCCAACGAGAGGCCGAGCATCGACGCCCACTGCTCGTTGAACGTCACGGCATCCGTGGTCATGTCCCAGTCCCAGACACCGAGATTCGCGCCTTCGACGGCGAGGTCAAGTCGCTCTGTCAGCTCCTGCACGTCCTGCTCTCGCTCCTTTCGATCGGTGATGTCCTGAAAGATACCACGGGCCCCGACGACTTCGCCGTCGTCGAACTCGGGGTCACCGACAGTCCGTACCCACTTGACCGCATCAGCCGCAGTGACGATGCGCAGTTCCTCGTCGTACGGTTCGCCTTCTTCGACCAGCCGATCGAACACCGCATTGAGTGTCGGCCTCTCCTCTGGATGGTAGTAGTCGATGCCGTCCTCGACAGTAACGTCGGCATCGAGCGGCAAGTCATGAATGCGATACACCTCGTCCGTCCACCGCAGCTCATCTGTCTGGAGGTCGATTTCCCAGCCGCCGACGGACGCGATATTCTGTGTTTTCTCGAGGAACTCGCGGTTGCGGACCATCTCCCGCTCGCGGGCTTTTCTATCGCTGATATCACGAGAGATGGCGATAAACCGTATCTCCCCGTGGACCTCTGTTTTCGATATCCAGACCTCAACTGGGAAGATACTCCCGTTCTTACGACGGTGACTCCCCTCAACCCGGCGTGTTTCGCCAAGTGCCATGTCGCTCCACAGTGCACGAAGTTCCGTCCGGCTATGTCCGACCTCGAACTCGGCGACATTCACCCCGCACAACTCTTCGTAGCCGAGCTGGTCGATCTGAGTGGTGTTCGTGTCGATAATCTCGCCGTTCTCGTCGTGGACAATAATGCCATCGGGCGACTCGTCGAACAGCGCCCGGAGCCGTGCCCGCTTGCGCTCTAGTTCCTGTTCGCGTGCTTTCCGTGCCGTGACATCACGGGCAACGACTGCTGCCCGTTGTTCGCCGGCGGAGGTGAACGGTGAGAACAGACACTCCAGAATGTACTCCCCGGTCGGTAGTTGCAGCGGTAATTCACACCGCTCATTGACCTGTTCCCCATCGAGCGTTCGCTCTAATGTGTCGTTGAACGTTTTGTAATCAGCCTTGTCGGTAACCAAGCCGTCGAACAGTTCCATTATATCCTGTCCGAGAACCGAACGTGGCTCGACATCTCCCAACGAGAGCGTTCTTTCGTTTGCGTAGGCGAGTCGCCACTCATCATCAACGATGAACGCTGCCTCGTTCATGTTTTCGATGAGCGCCTCGTACTGTTCGAGTACGTTCTCTCTGGCTTTCTGCTCCGTGATGTCACGGTTCGTACAGATGAGTTTGCCATCGTCGAGCAGCGAGAGCGCTAGTTCCTGGGTGACCGGCGACCCATCGCGTTGCCGTCCGACCGTCTCGCCGCGCCACTGACCGTGCTCTTCCAGTTCCGGAAACACCTCCTGTCTGATTCGCTCGACTTCCTCGTCGCTGTACAACCGTCGCCACGAACTCCCGATGAGGTCGTCAGGGTCATATCCGAACACCGCCGCGTGCGCCTCGTTCATGTAGATGTACTCACGGTCGTCGTCGAGGACGGAGATGCCGTCCATCGATGCCTCCATCGCGGCCGACTGCATCTCCAGCTCGGCCTCGCGCTGTTTGAGTTCCGTGATGTCCGTTGAGACGCCCAGCACGGCGTCGCCGGGTGTGTCGACCGGGTCGTAGGGGATTTTCCTCGTCGATAAAATCCGCTCTATTCCATCAGTGGTCGTCAGCGACTCTTCGGAGATGTGCTTTGGCTCCCCGGAGTCGATGACGGCTCGATCGTCAGCCCGAAACTGTTCGGCCTCCGCCTCGCTGTCGGCGAACTCGGCGTCGGTTGCCCCCTCCAGTTCGTCGACCGTGGTCCCGTACGCGTCGGCGACAGCTTCGTTTGCCAGCAGGAACGTTCCCGATTCATCCTTTGCGAACACCAGCTGTGGGAGCATATCGATTATCTGCCGCAACCGCCGCTTACTCTGCTCGAGTTGCGCCTCCAGCTGTTTCTGTTCGGTAATATCCGTCGCCACGACGAGGGCCCGCCTCTCTCCGGACGCGATCTCGATTGGGACGATGTCGGTCTGGACGGTGTGCGAGCTTCCGTCTGCCTCGACTAATCCGTCCTCCTCGATGTGGACCGACTCACCGTTCTCAATGACCGCTGCATCGTCTGATTTGAAGTCTCGCTGTTCGTCCGAGAGCGCGAATTCGTCATGGGTTGCGCCCTCAAGCCTCTCGACGGCGACGCCGTGGGCCGCTGCCGCGGCCTTGTTTGCGAGCGTGTAAGTGCCGTCGGCGTCCTTCACAAATACCTGCTGCGGGATGGTGTCGATTATCTGCCGCAATCGTTCCCGCTCAGCGTTCGCTCGCTTCTGATTTCGCCGTCTGCTGATCTCTTTGCCCGCCCACTGTGCAACGATGCGGACGAACGTTTCCTCACTCTCTGAGAACGCCGACGCCCGACTGCCTCCGTCCGTGAAGCTGAGGACTCCGTACTGCTTGTCGTCGACGGTGACTGAGACGCCGAGATACGCCGCTATCTCCCCCGATTCGGCGGCACGGTGCTCTGTGAACTCTGCCTCCTTCACGTCGTGGAACCCAAAC encodes:
- a CDS encoding ATP-binding response regulator, translated to MTDTQQYNILLVEDNPSDARLIKEYLKEPGWSGQQTVPTIQHFDRLSAAVDARDESIDIILLDLGLPDSNGFETLETMLEAAGDEPVVVLTGLDDDSVGIEAVERGAQDFLVKGDINPKLLQRTLSYAVERERQQQVLERRNKELALLNQVIRHDIKNDLTVILGWGDALREHVEPAGQDHLERIMNASEHIAGIAETAGDFMEILEGNREPELHPVALKPVLQSEIKKSQSAHSAATITVNGELSETLQVSATNLLSSVFRNLLNNAVTHNNKSSPEITVEVDVSPDTVEVSVADNGPGVPDSQKTEIFGRGEMGAKSQGSGIGLYLVDTLVEMYDGTVTIADRDEWVSEPDVDGSVFTVTLNRA
- a CDS encoding PAS domain S-box protein, encoding MSTDNIAQETTPETVFGRIDEAVFALDTDWQFTYINQQTAALVDRDPATLLGESLWEVFPDSADSAAFDACHNAVETQEPCHFEMVFGPRDTRFVVHAYPSNDGLTVCLRELTAERERKLELQRSQQLFESVFHETEDAIIVADTDRRITDFNPAAERLFGYDASEVIGEKSQLLYADPETFERQGDKRFNEQAPQRRDRYVVEYERADGTTFEGETVGTPLKREADGTFAFFATVRDVTSQLNYKRSIEQRNRALKQFHDITTDEKKPFATQAAAVLKLAVDYLDVETGVIAEIDGQTRIPRHVFTAGEAATATERRPLDTTFDERVATTRKPFGFHDVKEAEFTEHRAAESGEIAAYLGVSVTVDDKQYGVLSFTDGGSRASAFSESEETFVRIVAQWAGKEISRRRNQKRANAERERLRQIIDTIPQQVFVKDADGTYTLANKAAAAAHGVAVERLEGATHDEFALSDEQRDFKSDDAAVIENGESVHIEEDGLVEADGSSHTVQTDIVPIEIASGERRALVVATDITEQKQLEAQLEQSKRRLRQIIDMLPQLVFAKDESGTFLLANEAVADAYGTTVDELEGATDAEFADSEAEAEQFRADDRAVIDSGEPKHISEESLTTTDGIERILSTRKIPYDPVDTPGDAVLGVSTDITELKQREAELEMQSAAMEASMDGISVLDDDREYIYMNEAHAAVFGYDPDDLIGSSWRRLYSDEEVERIRQEVFPELEEHGQWRGETVGRQRDGSPVTQELALSLLDDGKLICTNRDITEQKARENVLEQYEALIENMNEAAFIVDDEWRLAYANERTLSLGDVEPRSVLGQDIMELFDGLVTDKADYKTFNDTLERTLDGEQVNERCELPLQLPTGEYILECLFSPFTSAGEQRAAVVARDVTARKAREQELERKRARLRALFDESPDGIIVHDENGEIIDTNTTQIDQLGYEELCGVNVAEFEVGHSRTELRALWSDMALGETRRVEGSHRRKNGSIFPVEVWISKTEVHGEIRFIAISRDISDRKAREREMVRNREFLEKTQNIASVGGWEIDLQTDELRWTDEVYRIHDLPLDADVTVEDGIDYYHPEERPTLNAVFDRLVEEGEPYDEELRIVTAADAVKWVRTVGDPEFDDGEVVGARGIFQDITDRKEREQDVQELTERLDLAVEGANLGVWDWDMTTDAVTFNEQWASMLGLSLDEIAHTLETWEERVHPADMDRVEDALEAHIAGEAELYDCDHRMRTASGEWKWIRDVGEVVERDSDGQPTRAVGIHLDITDQKRSENALEEERDMFAQGPAVVFKWQNEPDWPVEYVSENVTETFGFTPEELESGDIPYKTLIHDEDMDTVTAEVQANTDTETERFSHDPYRMVTADGEVKWVTDNTKIIRNDGEITHYLGYLIDITDRKRLEQSLRQSEQSLREMTEVASDTDRGFEGKLAAILELGCERLNLPYGFLTRIDDGTQHIVEASGSHSELQAGASAPMSKAYCRRTIEQDEPLTIQNAVEEDWPDDVAYEMFGLGCYVGGKVTVNGELYGTLCFADRDNRDHQFDESERAFVELLVQWVRYELAGEAVETKLRELNETAQRLLSASDASEVASTAIESAKRVLGLPMTGIWWYDEGKDALVPAGLTDEAGALLGTQPTFDGEGSLAWETFESGEVRVYDDLQEVEARFNDDTPIRSETLVPLGDKGILISGSTEQRAFSETDRGLFEILAATVETALSRAEREQVLRDTRERLEQSNEELEQFAYAASHDLQEPLRTVSSYLTLLERRNEEVLDDDALEFIDFAVDGAERMREMIQALLAYSRVDTRGQAFESTDMDAVFDTVARNLEVNIEESGAVVNVPDAGGHVVGDTNQLVQLFQNLVENGIKYSEETPHVDISVVRSDDDTVEYAVSDDGIGMEPSQLDDIFEVFQRLHTHEEISGTGIGLSMCRKIVDRHSGQIRVKSAPDEGSTFFVTLPAAGEEHE
- a CDS encoding response regulator → MSEPTPLVVSVEDNPADVRLIEEGVAAVDRDIDFRVYNNGRNAIEQLTGDGGVPAESVQLVLLDLNIPGKSGLEILRYLRKDSELDAVPILTVSSSENPDDIRRVYESSANAYLTKPTDPDEFIQMITAAVRFWMPPISSSTTND